TACATGTCTGTCTTTTGATAACTCTTTTATGGAGTGGTGCTTGTACATGTCGCCtttgaaagaaacaaaagaggtgttttaatttattcaacTCTAAATATGTTGCATgacaaagtaaaaataaataaatcaaccatgatgataaataaaaaggtaTAATTGGTAAATACCACTTGATATATAAGCCAAGCccaaacttcaattttattCTCATTCAACTTATCAGAAAAATACAACCTAAGGTTCgatcaaattttaaattctcATAGTTTTTCATCCATACATAAGGTTTCATAGATGGGaagaattatattatttaatggaAACTTGTTGATAATGTCATCTAAACAATCCTTATTGATCTTCTTCACTGTTGTGCAACACTTTGGTCCTAGTTTGAAAGGCGGAGTAAAAACTGATTCAAATAGTTCTTGAGCACAATGGGGGATCCATGAAATTGACTCCAAGCATTGTTCGGCTTTCAATATTGGTGATGGATTTGCGAGGAATTTCTTACTATGCATCAAATATGATTGAGCATCGGAGAGCAACATCAACAATACAAGAgacaagagaaaaacaaaacaagtatttttctttgattggtgccattgttttcattttagcttaatttatttaattaaatttgataaaataagtatgggctttgagagttttatatTGTAGTTTGTAGAAGAGTTACGGTTTTGAACAATAAATATTGTGAAACTGGTTGTtagcatctatatatatatatatatatatatatatatttactatcaaattaaataccatttataacatataacaCCCTAAGAACAACTAAAAATTAGACGGTTATTGTTTTAGAATCATTGTTAAGGATTTTATGTTTGTATGGTAATAGAAATTTGGAATAATTGAGTTTAAAAATGGTATATTTCTTCATGAATTTTGAAGGACATAATGCTAGTCATGATCTAATTAATTTAGTCAATATAGTATGTTGTAATTTATTGTTggaaaataatatacataaaaatttcaaaataataaggtgttttatatttataattttttttttttatattgcacccatttatattttaaagatgCAAATGCCTGATAAGGATATTTTCATCTATATACATGTATGTTTATCTCACTGTCatgaagtgaaaaataaaaagaactttcATTTCTCAAAGTAGTTAGAAATGATGGTCCCTTTATCTCATTGAAACTGTCATAAAGTGAATAATGAAGCTAATGAGTAGAAGTTTCATTTCTTGAAATAGTTAATTAGAAGTGATATTACACCACATGGGTAATTTTGCAGGAAgtgaaaaacattaatatgtTTAGTTTACTctgatttcatataaaaaaatattgaagcctattaagtaaaataaataaatagaaaaatagaaaaaatattattttctcatttagtGAAATGAAAAAGTCAACTTAATTGGGGAGGTTAGCCCACTTCAGCAACTCAAATGAATGGACTACTCTATCAGCCATTAAACTATATTTCTTTGTCAGAAAGGTCCACTTGGTTGtgcattatttaatttaatcaatCCAAGCGACATTAGTGGGATTTTATTTGCTAaagtttatacatatatattatatttccttATCTTGAAATTGTGACAGGTCATGATCTCAAAATTGTAAAGCTTAATTTGTGTCCAAATTTCTAAAACcaaacactaattaaaatactccattatttatatttctaaatttgTTTGGTGTACCAACCAATGAACAACCACCTCCCATCATAAAACCATAGAAAAAGCAAAGCAACACAaataatttacattaaaaaaacacatattttttccattatttatatttctaaatgTGTAATTTCATGTACCAACCAATGAATAACCACCTCTCATCttaaaatcccaaaaataaaataaaaataaaaaccacaaataatTCAACTTCACCAACCATCCTctgcttcctcttcctcttcctctccatAACATCAACATGatcccaaataaaaaaaaaagtaaaaaaaaaaatagagattaaAGATAATGAAGAACACTAGCCCTAACcgtaaccctaaccctaattagGGCAAAAAGGCATACCAAGCTCACTCCTATGACTAGGAATGGTGAAATGCCTAAGCCTACCTTCTTGCTCCTTCAAATAACTCTCACAAAGAAACTCAGAAGAGAACTTATCCTCCACAATCCTATCAACATCATGCACAAACACATCAGTCTCACCTTCCTTTCTCCCTCTTGCCACCATCCCAGCACTATATATAGCTCCCATCCTCCCCGGTGCCTCCGGTATATACCCGGTCGGCGCATCGACCATGATCAAATCCCACTCAACTTCATAAAACAAGCTTGGCAATTCCTTCAACGCCAATGCACACTTAGAATACCTCAGATCACCAACCACAGTACACTCTTCTTGCTTTCCAAGCTGCATGAGCTCTTCTGCTTGGCTAACTTTAGTGTTGTACGTTGCATGGTAGGCTTCTAGGCTTGGGAATTTGCTGGTTATGCTTTCAATCCAGTTCTGGTCCTCTTCCAAGAACACTGTACGCCCGGCATGGTTGAGAGCACTCCACATGAGACTGTCATGGCCAAGGCCAAAGACTAGGAAGTTGCATGGGGATTTCTTTTGTAGGACTCTTGCAGTCACTGATACTTCTTTAAAAGTTTGTTGTGGGGTTATGTTTTGGGTTGTGTAGTGGATTATTGTGTCTGCTAGTGATGCTGGGATCTTTGTGCAAGATGATGGTGAtttaatttcttgttgtttttcatAACTTGTTGATGATGGTTTAATAGAGGGTGATAAGTTTTGAGGTGAAGGAGAAGAGGATGAAGAGAGGTTTGGTCtaaggatgaggaggaggaggaagatgagggAGAGTCCTATGAGGATGTGTTTAAGGTTTAGGTTTGCTTGGACTTTGGACCTCATTGtttggaaaagaagaagaagaagaagaagaagaagaagaagaaggggagtAGGGGGAGTTGGGAAAGGAGATGAAGGTTTATATGATTGAGTTGGGAGGTGGTGGTGGCTTGAGAGAGGAGGAAATTAAAGGTTATTTGTTTTGAGTGAATACTTAAAGATGAAGGGAAATGGAGTGGATGATGAGGATTGTGGACCAACCAAATGGTGGTGAGTGAAAGGAACATGGATGgtagggttttgtttgattaatgattgattttttaGTTTAAGAGTTGGTGTATTTTtatagctttttttttctttaatattatgGTAGTTTGGATGTGTTGTCTTCTAGGTAGCTTTTGGTTGAATATATCATATATGGGAATGAacatcttttttttgttttttgtttttaaatttgattgattGTAGTGGCTGTGTCAACCGGTAATTAACATGTGAAGAGTAATATATTTGATTCTTAAGAGATCAAACATTTGACTTCCTACTAATATATGATTGAAGTATAGAATATTGTGTATGTTTGTTTGTATCATTAAGAAAAATTAGTTGttgtgttatatattttttatttaaaaataaaaaagtttgggGTAATGAGGATATTGGAAAACAaagttattatataattattaaattgaatttaGTCATAGTTTTATAcattcttgtaaaaaaaaacaaccaatgGTTTTTTGTTTCGATTAATCTGCAGATCTGCTCTGCGTGTAGGAGATTCATTTCAGGGAGGATCCAAGATCGAATCTTATATCCACACAAAGTGAGAGTATGTGAGTTGGCGTTGAACTCTACTCCCCACATTAATAGAAATTCAATTAAGCATATATAGTTTTCAATTATCTCAtgtatttattgatattttccgttaataaatttttatatttaagataaattaaaaaaaaatcaattgatttATATCTTAGTGTGTATACAGGCGAGGATGATTTTTAGTAAAGgtgtatataattttgtatcttATATATATTCACAATGGATATTTTATGTATACAgatgtgtttggttgggggcAAGTAGAGCATGATTTTCaatgtaattaatttatgaGATGAAATgtaa
The Dioscorea cayenensis subsp. rotundata cultivar TDr96_F1 unplaced genomic scaffold, TDr96_F1_v2_PseudoChromosome.rev07_lg8_w22 25.fasta BLBR01000090.1, whole genome shotgun sequence DNA segment above includes these coding regions:
- the LOC120253464 gene encoding glucuronoxylan 4-O-methyltransferase 3-like, coding for MRSKVQANLNLKHILIGLSLIFLLLLILRPNLSSSSSPSPQNLSPSIKPSSTSYEKQQEIKSPSSCTKIPASLADTIIHYTTQNITPQQTFKEVSVTARVLQKKSPCNFLVFGLGHDSLMWSALNHAGRTVFLEEDQNWIESITSKFPSLEAYHATYNTKVSQAEELMQLGKQEECTVVGDLRYSKCALALKELPSLFYEVEWDLIMVDAPTGYIPEAPGRMGAIYSAGMVARGRKEGETDVFVHDVDRIVEDKFSSEFLCESYLKEQEGRLRHFTIPSHRSELGMPFCPN